CGCGCTGAAAAATGCAAAGCGGCGCTACCGTCCGTGAAACCGATCATGTGAAAACGATTATCGGTGTTGTTCGCCCATTGGTCGAAAAGGGATTTACCCGCATTGGAATCGCCGCATTCGCAACTATATCCATTCGCATTCGCCTGAAAACGGAAGCAAGTTTCGCTGAGGAGAGCATATATGATCCGTAAATTGACGCTGGCGCTTGCCGCATCCACAATCGCGCTCTCGGGTGCTGCGGTCGCGCAAAAGGTGCCGGCACCTGCACCGGTAGCGGACCTGGTCAAGACCGTGAGCATCCCGCACGAGGTGTTCAAGCTTGACAATGGCCTGACCGTCATTGTCCACGAGGACCGCAAGGCGCCGGTTGTTGCAGTGTCGATCTGGTACGGCGTCGGATCAAAGCATGAGCCCAAGGGCCAGACGGGTTTTGCCCATCTTTTCGAGCATATCATGTTCAACGGCAGCGAAAATGCCCCCGGCGACTATTTCCAATATACCAAGCAGATTGGCGCGACCGACCTGAACGGTACGACCTGGCTTGATCGCACCAATTATTTCCAGACGGTGCCGACCGGCGCACTCGAATCCGCGCTCTTCCTTGAAAGCGACCGTATGGGCCACCTGCTTGGCGGGTTGACCGAAGAAGCGGTGAAGAACCAGATCGGCGTCGTTTCCAACGAAAAACGCCAAGGCGACAATCAGCCCTTTGGTCTTGTCGACTATGCCCGCTCGGCTGCGCTTTTTCCCGAAGGCCACCCCTATCATCATGACACGATCGGCAGCCTTGAGGATCTGTCGGCGGCGAAGCTTGATGATTTCAAACAGTGGTTCAAGGATTTTTACGGGCCCAATAATGCCGTTCTGGTGCTTGCCGGTGATGTAAATGCCGCACAAGCTAAGCCGCTGGTTGAAAAATGGTTCGGCGATATCGCGAAGGGTCGCGATGTACCTCCCGTCAATGCGCCGATCACCACGCTCGACAAGCCTGTCCGTATCGACATGAAGGACAAGGTGCCGACCACACGCATCTACCGCAACTGGGTTGTTCCGGGTCTTGCTGATCCTGAATTCACTGCGTTGCGTGCCGGTGCATCGGTGCTTGGTGGCCTCGCAAGCTCACGTCTCGACAATATTCTTGTGCGTGAAGAACAGAAGGCGGTCTCCGTCTCCTCCTTCGTGCTGCCTTTCGTCCACGGCAGCCTTTTCTGGGTGCAAGCTGATGTGAAGCCCGGCGGCGATGCCGATGCGCTTGCCAAGCGGCTCGATGAAGTCATGGCCGATTTCATCGCCAAGGGTCCGACCGCCGATGAGGTCCAGCGCGTTGCGGCAAGCGAGGCTGCTGATCGGATTGACGGCCTTGAACAGGTTGGCGGTTTTGGCGGCAAGGCCGTCGCTCTGGCTGAAGGTCAACTCTACACGGGCGATTCCAACTATTATAAGAAAGAGCTGGAACGGCTGGCCGCGCTGAAGCCGGAAACCGTTACGGCCGCAATGCAGAAATGGTTGACCCGCCCGGTGCTCGAAATCCGCGTCACCCCGGGTGAGCGCGAAGCCTATAAGGAAGTCGCCTCGGGCGGCGGCGCGCGCACCGGAACGCTCTCTGCGCCGGCCTTTTATGTCGCGCCCGGAAGCGACGGGCCGGCGGCTGGCGGCGCAGTAACCGCTGACCGCAGCAAGATGCCCGCGCCCGGCACAAATCCTCCGCTGGATTTTCCGGCGGTTGAAACCGGCACTCTGAAAAATGGCATCAAGGTGCATTTCGCGCGCCGTGCTGCTGTCCCTGCCGTGCGCGTGGCCGTCAGCTTTAACGCTGGCTATGCCGCCGATCCTGTCGACAAGCGCGGCGTATCGAACATCATGGGCAATCTGCTGACCGAAGGCACCACCAGCCTAACGGCAACCCAGCTGGCCGAAACCGAAGAGCGCCTGGGTGCGGACATCAATGTCAGCTCGACCCAGGATCGCACGATTGCCAGCCTGCGGGCCGTAAAGCCGAACCTTGCTGCGTCGATCGATCTTCTGGCTGATGTCGTCAAGAACCCGGCTTTCGCGCCCAAGGATCTGGAACGGGTGCGCATCCAGCAGTTGACGCGGATCGCTGGCGAAAAGAACCAGCCGCAGGGTATCGCGCTGCGCGCGCTGCCGCAGATGATCTTTGGCAAGGCGCATCCCTATGGCGGACCGCAGACCGGTACCGGCGATGAAGCAGCAGTTCGCCAGCTAACCCGCGAGGATGTCGCCGCATTCCACAATGGCTGGATCCATCCTGCAAAGGCCGAGATTTTCGTGGTCGGCGACACCAGCCTGAAGGAAATCACGCAACTGCTCAACAAGCAGTTCGGAAAGTGGAAGCCTGAAAGCGCAGCTGCACCTGCAAAGAATTTCGACGTGGCTCTGCCCGCTCCCAAGGCTCGGGTGATGCTGATCGACCGGCCCAACTCACCGCAGTCGTTCATCCTTGGTGGCAAGGTGCTTGACGCAAAGGGTAGCGACGACTTGCTCACGCTGCGCAGCGCGAACGAGATTTTCGGCGGCGATTTCACCTCGCGGATCAACATGGACCTGCGTGAAACCAAGGGCTGGTCCTATGGCGTCCGTTCGGGCGTGGGCGGGAATGAGGATCGAGTGTCCTTCGTCATTCAGGCGCCAGTCCAGACCAACCAGACCGGTCCGTCGCTCAAAGTGTTGATTGACCAAGCAAAGGATCTGGCGGGTGCCAAGCCGGTGACGAAGGAAGAGCGCGACACAACGGTTGTCAGCAACATTCTGGAACTGCCCGGTAGCTATGAACAGTCGTCGGCGGTGCTCAACCAGATGCGAGCCGATGCATTGTTCAAGCGTCCGTTCGACTATGCTGAACAGTTGGCTGGCAAGTATCAGGCGATGACGCCCGAGGCCATGACCGAAACGTTCAAGTCGAAGATCGATATCGACAATATGACCTGGGTTGTTGTGGGCGATGCGGCCAAGGTAAAGCCGCAGCTTGAGGCGCTGGGATTGCCGATTGAAATGCAGGGTGAAGCTGCTAAGTCTGCTGACACCAATGCAAATTAACCCCCGAAGCAAATAGGAGAAGGTAAATGGCAGCAGTAGATGGCGACTGGGATGTCACTGTAAAGAGCCCGATGGGCGACCAGAAGTCGGTGCTTACCATCAATAGCGATGGCGGCAGCTTCACCGGCAAGATGGCCGGCAGCCTCGGTTCGATGGACATCGCCAGCGGTAGCGTGGACGGCAATACGATCAGCTGGAAGATGGACATGACCGTGCCCATGCCGATGACGCTCGATTGCACCGCCACTGTTGATGGCGACAGCATCAGCGGCGAAGTAAAGGCAGGTGCCTTTGGTTCGATGGGTCTTTCGGGCAGCCGCAAGGCCTGATCCGCGCCAAGCGTTTGAAAACAGGACAGGCCGCTTGCCCCAAAAGGGCGAGCGGCCTTGTCGTATCGGCGTGCCGTGCGTAAGAATTGCCTTTGCAGATGATTCTGTCGGAGGAGAGAAATGAGCCAGCTTGCATCAGCTTCGCAATTGCGCATGTCATTCGTGCGCTGGGCGCTCGTTGTCGTGCCGGCAATCATGCTGCTTGGGTTTTTGTCGGGAACGGTTTCCGGATCGGGTGAGGATAATGCCTGGTTCGCGGAGTTGGTGAAGCCCGAGGCGCAGCCGCCCGGCTGGCTGTTCGGTGTTGTTTGGCCAATTCTCTATTTGTTGATGGGAATTGCGCTCGCGATCATCCTCAACGCACGTGGTGCGCGGCTGCGCGGCATTGCCATCGGCCTGTTCCTGCTCCAACTCGCGCTGAACCTTTTCTGGTCGCCTTTATTCTTTGGCCGCCACGAAGTCAGCGCTGCCTTTTACCTACTGCTGGCAATCTGGATTTCCGCGCTGGTGACGACGTTGGTTTTCGGCCGTATCCGCGCGCTGGCGGCGTGGCTAATGGTCCCTTATCTCGCCTGGCTTAGCTTTGCCGCGATCCTCAATTACCAGATCGATCAATTGAACCCGGATGCAGAGCGCCTATATGTTCCTGCAGCCTCTTCCGAAATCGGAGTTTGACCCATGCAGAGCGACAAGCGCATTTTTGACGATCTTTCGAAATTCATGAACGGCGTTGCCGGAACGGTTGCGGGTATGGGGCGTGAGGCTGAGGCCGGCTTTCGCGAACGCACGCGCGAATGGGTTGCTGGTATGGATCTTGTTAGCCGCGAAGAATTTGACGCGGTAAAGCAGATGGCGGCAACGGCGCGCGCAGAGTCGGAAGAATTGAAGGGCCGTGTTGCCGCACTGGAGGCTGCGCTCAGCACGGCTTCGGCCGGTTCGGCTGCTCCACGCAAGAAAGCCGCGCCACGCAGCTAAGCCCGCCGCGCGGCCTTATCCACAGATCGCCCACAGACTAATGCGCCGTTTCGGCGCAGGTCTATTGCGCGCGAGTCCGTCGAAGGGCATTTACGGAATATAACATAGTAATAGGGCCGTAATGCGCGATCAGGACGAAGATTTTGCCGAGTTCGAGCGCGAAGAAACCGCGCCGCTCGATATGTTGGCCGCGCTGTTCGATGCCCGCGGCTGGGAATTTGAGCCTGTAAGCGACGAAGAAGTAAGCGCCGAGTTCAAGGGCAGCTGGACCAGCTATCAGATCCGGGCGATCTGGCGTGAAGAAGACAATGCCCTGCAATTACTCGTGATGCCGGACGTCACCGTGCCGAGCGACAAGCGCGACGCCGTTTACAAGGCGCTCGGGCTGATCAACGAACAACTATGGATTGGCCATTTCGATCTCTGGTCATCGAACGGGTTACTGCTTTTCCGCCATGGCAGCCTGTTGCCGCCCAATGGTTTGCTGGGAATCGATCAGGCGCAGACGATCATCGATGTTGCGCTCGATGAATGTGAGCGTTTTTACCCGGTGTTCCAGTTCATCATCTGGGGCGGCAAGACCCCAGAAGAAGCTTTGGTCGCCGCTTTGGTCGAAACCCACGGCGAAGCCTGATCTTCGCTATATTTGGGGCGGTAGCGCTTAATCGCGTTTCAGCAGATAGTGCAGATAGGCCATGGCGGTCGGTTTTGCCGGATCATCCTGCCAAGCGCGGGCTTCGACATTGGCCATCGTCCGGCCAAGTCGTACGATTTCACCCACGGCATAGGTCGTTTGGGGAAGGCCGCCCCGCATGAAATCGATTGTCACATTGACCTGCTTGTAACGGGTATCATGATCGCCGCGCTGGTGCAGCGCATGCTGGACAGCAGCCACCGCTGCCATTTCCAGCAAGCCGGAAATCGCACCTCCATGCAGGAAGCCGGGGCGTCCCTGCACCTTATTGGCAAAAGGCATTTCGATCAGCGGTGCGCCATTATGTAGCCCGATGATCGCCATGTCGAGCGCCCGGGCGTAGGGTGGCAGTTGCGCTCTAGTTAAGGGTTGTGTGCTCATCCTAGACGATCCCCCACCCGAATGAAGGTGCCGCTGACATGGGCCAGAGGCTCGTCAATATTGCCATTATGCGCGACACCGCGGACAAAGCCGACGCTGTGGGTCAGGTGATAGCAGACGCCCCGGCCAAAAACCCGTGCGCCTTTTGGTGATGGACGCAGATAATCGACGCGCAGGTCCATCGTTACCTGCGGCCTGAATTCGTTGAGGCGTGTCCAGATCGCCATGCTCGTCGCATTATCCATCAGGCTGATCACCACGGCTGAGGCGAGAACCCCAGTATCGGGGTCGCCGACCAGTTCCTCGCGCCAATTGAGCGACAGTTCAACCCAATCATTGCCGTGGCCGACATAATCCATGCCAAGGAATCCGCCATGCCCGGCCGTGCCCATGAACCTTATAGCAAGTTCGGGATTGAACCCGCCCTGCTCGGCGGCCAACTCGGCGATTGATTTCTCTTTCATAGCGCTGACCCTATCGGTGCGGCGACATGCTGCCAAGCCAGAAAGGGCTTTATCTTGTTCTTCCTTCGTTCTAATTCGTGGTTATGGCAAGCGTATCCTCCATTCCCGCAATCGATTCGGCAGCGGTCGCCCGCGGAGTCAGCCGCCTATTCCTGCGTAACCAGATCATGGTGCAACCCGAAGTGGCGCTGCGCAACAATCGGCGTGCTGATCTGATGGGGCTTAACGCCAAGGGAGAGGTGATCATTGTCGAGATTAAGGTCTCGCGTTCCGATCTGCTCGGCGACCAGAAATGGCCCGAATATCTGGATTATTGTGACCGTTTCTTCTGGGCGGTGCCCGCAGGTTTCGATCATGCGCCGATCGAGGGCGAGGGATTTTTGCCGGCGCGGACCGGATTGATTGTCGCGGATGCCTATGGCGCTGAAATCATCCGTCCGGCTGCACTTGCGCCGCTGGCACCCGCGCGCCGCAAGGTCGAGGTGCAACGCCTTGCCCATATTGCAATGCGCCGCTTGATGGTCATTGTCGATCCCGACATGGCGTTGAACAAGCAATGGGCGGAGTGAAGCTACCCCGCCCGCTCTTTTCGGTGCGCAGGATTACCCCTTCGGAACATACCAGATAGGCGATGTGTAGGCGCGTTCCTGTGACTTCAGTTCAGCGTTCGCCGGCAATTTGGCGCCATAACGTATGCGATCAAACAGTACCCAGCGCGGGGTCGGGATTTCGAGCACGCGGACATAGTAAAAGGCGCGCTGGGCCGGGTTGAATTCCGGGTCGCTCCAAACGGTCCGCAGTTCAGGTGCGCCAATACTGTTGCTGTAGCTTGCCTTGGTAATATCGACTGTATCACCCACCGGTGTCAGCTTGCCGCCGATCAGCTTGCGCTTTTCGGGTGAAGACCAGCTGACATCGAATATCCGTTCCTGCATTTTGCCTGACGCATCGACCCAGCCTTTGACTACCTGCACCCGATCGAGATTGGCGCCATCGGGGTCTTTCAGTGCAGAAATCAGGAAGCTAGGTTTGCCGCGGCCGGGTTTCAAATCTGCACCCATTGGAACGCCACGGGCATAGCCGTTCTTGACCCAATCGCCCACCCAGTCTTTGCTAGTAAAATCCCATCCACCAAAGACACGCACCTGCATCC
This portion of the Sphingobium sp. genome encodes:
- a CDS encoding PaaI family thioesterase; translated protein: MKEKSIAELAAEQGGFNPELAIRFMGTAGHGGFLGMDYVGHGNDWVELSLNWREELVGDPDTGVLASAVVISLMDNATSMAIWTRLNEFRPQVTMDLRVDYLRPSPKGARVFGRGVCYHLTHSVGFVRGVAHNGNIDEPLAHVSGTFIRVGDRLG
- a CDS encoding accessory factor UbiK family protein produces the protein MQSDKRIFDDLSKFMNGVAGTVAGMGREAEAGFRERTREWVAGMDLVSREEFDAVKQMAATARAESEELKGRVAALEAALSTASAGSAAPRKKAAPRS
- a CDS encoding PaaI family thioesterase yields the protein MSTQPLTRAQLPPYARALDMAIIGLHNGAPLIEMPFANKVQGRPGFLHGGAISGLLEMAAVAAVQHALHQRGDHDTRYKQVNVTIDFMRGGLPQTTYAVGEIVRLGRTMANVEARAWQDDPAKPTAMAYLHYLLKRD
- a CDS encoding MmcB family DNA repair protein; the protein is MASVSSIPAIDSAAVARGVSRLFLRNQIMVQPEVALRNNRRADLMGLNAKGEVIIVEIKVSRSDLLGDQKWPEYLDYCDRFFWAVPAGFDHAPIEGEGFLPARTGLIVADAYGAEIIRPAALAPLAPARRKVEVQRLAHIAMRRLMVIVDPDMALNKQWAE
- a CDS encoding pitrilysin family protein; the encoded protein is MIRKLTLALAASTIALSGAAVAQKVPAPAPVADLVKTVSIPHEVFKLDNGLTVIVHEDRKAPVVAVSIWYGVGSKHEPKGQTGFAHLFEHIMFNGSENAPGDYFQYTKQIGATDLNGTTWLDRTNYFQTVPTGALESALFLESDRMGHLLGGLTEEAVKNQIGVVSNEKRQGDNQPFGLVDYARSAALFPEGHPYHHDTIGSLEDLSAAKLDDFKQWFKDFYGPNNAVLVLAGDVNAAQAKPLVEKWFGDIAKGRDVPPVNAPITTLDKPVRIDMKDKVPTTRIYRNWVVPGLADPEFTALRAGASVLGGLASSRLDNILVREEQKAVSVSSFVLPFVHGSLFWVQADVKPGGDADALAKRLDEVMADFIAKGPTADEVQRVAASEAADRIDGLEQVGGFGGKAVALAEGQLYTGDSNYYKKELERLAALKPETVTAAMQKWLTRPVLEIRVTPGEREAYKEVASGGGARTGTLSAPAFYVAPGSDGPAAGGAVTADRSKMPAPGTNPPLDFPAVETGTLKNGIKVHFARRAAVPAVRVAVSFNAGYAADPVDKRGVSNIMGNLLTEGTTSLTATQLAETEERLGADINVSSTQDRTIASLRAVKPNLAASIDLLADVVKNPAFAPKDLERVRIQQLTRIAGEKNQPQGIALRALPQMIFGKAHPYGGPQTGTGDEAAVRQLTREDVAAFHNGWIHPAKAEIFVVGDTSLKEITQLLNKQFGKWKPESAAAPAKNFDVALPAPKARVMLIDRPNSPQSFILGGKVLDAKGSDDLLTLRSANEIFGGDFTSRINMDLRETKGWSYGVRSGVGGNEDRVSFVIQAPVQTNQTGPSLKVLIDQAKDLAGAKPVTKEERDTTVVSNILELPGSYEQSSAVLNQMRADALFKRPFDYAEQLAGKYQAMTPEAMTETFKSKIDIDNMTWVVVGDAAKVKPQLEALGLPIEMQGEAAKSADTNAN
- a CDS encoding YbjN domain-containing protein, which codes for MRDQDEDFAEFEREETAPLDMLAALFDARGWEFEPVSDEEVSAEFKGSWTSYQIRAIWREEDNALQLLVMPDVTVPSDKRDAVYKALGLINEQLWIGHFDLWSSNGLLLFRHGSLLPPNGLLGIDQAQTIIDVALDECERFYPVFQFIIWGGKTPEEALVAALVETHGEA
- a CDS encoding TspO/MBR family protein; its protein translation is MSQLASASQLRMSFVRWALVVVPAIMLLGFLSGTVSGSGEDNAWFAELVKPEAQPPGWLFGVVWPILYLLMGIALAIILNARGARLRGIAIGLFLLQLALNLFWSPLFFGRHEVSAAFYLLLAIWISALVTTLVFGRIRALAAWLMVPYLAWLSFAAILNYQIDQLNPDAERLYVPAASSEIGV